A window from Onychostoma macrolepis isolate SWU-2019 chromosome 07, ASM1243209v1, whole genome shotgun sequence encodes these proteins:
- the LOC131543999 gene encoding macrophage mannose receptor 1-like gives MMQIKIQLVVLLGILSKVSGDQYRFVLINEPKTWKEAQSYCRETYKDLATVQSDADRAKLKEAANAVNFQSVAWIGFYYSVFTWHWSYRNTKINYTKWESGEPDTYRTQKACATVTKDGLWHNTSCTELKYFICQTEKQDKLQDKFKYIEKTMNWSDAQMYCRSHEIDLATIKNDAENAHLAYVLSEKNDWEAWIGLCKNLSQWRWSDQTNMSWSSMKWKHSQPSNTDANEGCAIADTDGLMVGNTCLTPLPFYCREDTKTQRVRFTLKSDGHLDESAVMEAIEKKMKQITLEHNIYSTTWSVQPGGTIFQQQKTQENKDNTQETATACEDFGPVSR, from the exons ATGATGCAGATCAAGATTCAACTTGTTGTTCTGCTTG GAATCCTGTCGAAGGTTTCAGGTGACCAGTATCGATTTGTCCTGATCAATGAGCCGAAGACCTGGAAAGAAGCACAATCGTACTGCAGGGAGACATATAAGGATCTGGCGACGGTTCAGAGCGATGCAGACAGAGCCAAACTAAAGGAGGCGGCAAACGCTGTGAACTTTCAATCTGTTGCCTGGATCGGCTTCTACTACAGTGTCTTCACTTGGCATTGGTCATATCGAAACACAAAGATCAACTACACAAAGTGGGAATCCGGGGAGCCGGACACATACCGCACACAAAAGGCCTGTGCGACTGTGACGAAAGACGGACTCTGGCATAACACATCCTGTACTGAACTAAAATACTTCATTTGCCAAACTG AAAAACAGGACAAACTTCAGGACAAGTTTAAGTACATTGAAAAGACCATGAACTGGAGTGATGCTCAAATGTACTGCAGATCACACGAAATAGACCTGGCCACCATAAAAAATGACGCAGAGAATGCGCACCTCGCATACGTGCTTTCTGAAAAGAACGACTGGGAGGCCTGGATCGGCCTGTGCAAGAACCTGTCGCAGTGGCGCTGGTCAGACCAGACCAACATGTCATGGTCCTCGATGAAATGGAAGCACAGTCAGCCCAGTAACACAGATGCTAACGAAGGCTGTGCGATAGCTGATACTGACGGACTGATGGTTGGCAACACCTGCTTGACTCCACTGCCTTTCTACTGCCGTGAAGACACAAAAACACAGCGTGTGAGATTCACGCTGAAATCAGACGGACATCTGGATGAATCCGCAGTGATGGAGGCCATAGAGAAGAAG ATGAAGCAGATCACCTTGGAGCATAACATATACAGCACGACATGGAGCGTCCAACCTGGCGGGACGATCTTCCAGCAGCAGAAAAcacaagaaaacaaagacaacaCACAAGAGACAGCAACAGCTTGTGAGGATTTTGGTCCAGTGTCACGTTAG